One Brassica oleracea var. oleracea cultivar TO1000 chromosome C7, BOL, whole genome shotgun sequence genomic window carries:
- the LOC106301666 gene encoding uncharacterized protein LOC106301666, producing MMFARCCLLPPPFISAVRTRCFASETSDTGLLFREKLIYLQDLNVDPHKALRVNPSLRAAPISSVVSVETLLSSIGLSRPAVGRILDMFPDLLTSDPESDILPVLRFLSDEIYLSDEDIPKSITRCPRLLISSVDFQLRPALAFLKTLGFVGRDTVTSRNTVLLVSSVERTLIPKIEFLEEGLGFTRDEVAKMVVRSPALLTYSVENNLAPKVEFFMEEMRGDVKELKRFPQYFSFSLERKIKPRHRLLKEHGILMPLSEMLKVSDGQFNLWLVELRLRSVERRL from the coding sequence ATGATGTTTGCACGGTGCTGTCTTCTCCCGCCGCCGTTTATCTCCGCCGTGAGAACCCGATGTTTCGCCAGCGAAACTTCCGACACCGGCCTTCTCTTCCGAGAAAAGCTCATCTACCTCCAGGACCTCAACGTCGACCCTCACAAAGCCCTCCGAGTAAACCCCTCTCTCCGCGCCGCTCCCATCTCCTCCGTCGTCTCCGTCGAAACCCTCCTCTCCTCAATCGGTCTCTCGAGACCCGCCGTCGGTCGGATCCTCGACATGTTCCCCGATCTGCTAACCTCAGACCCCGAATCCGACATCTTACCGGTGCTTCGCTTCTTATCCGACGAGATCTACCTTTCCGACGAAGACATCCCGAAGTCGATAACCCGCTGCCCTCGACTCCTCATCTCCTCCGTCGACTTCCAGCTCCGTCCTGCGTTAGCCTTCCTCAAAACCCTAGGATTCGTGGGGCGCGACACGGTCACGTCGCGGAACACTGTGCTGCTGGTTTCGAGCGTGGAGCGAACTCTAATCCCCAAAATCGAGTTCCTTGAGGAAGGGCTAGGGTTTACGAGGGATGAGGTGGCGAAGATGGTGGTGAGGTCTCCGGCGCTGTTGACGTACAGCGTGGAGAACAATTTGGCTCCGAAAGTCGAGTTCTTTATGGAGGAGATGCGTGGAGATGTCAAGGAGCTGAAGAGGTTTCCTCAGTACTTTTCTTTTAGCTTGGAGAGGAAGATTAAGCCGAGGCATAGGTTGCTTAAGGAGCACGGGATCTTGATGCCCTTGTCGGAGATGTTGAAGGTTAGTGATGGACAGTTTAACCTTTGGCTTGTGGAACTTCGTCTTAGGTCTGTTGAAAGGAGATTGTAA